The window aaaaaatagttaTAGTGACTTAATTAAAGCAAAATCGCTGGATAAATTAGATTCAGCTTaattagataataataaaaagataattaggcatctgtagaaataaataagaggagCTGGAAAACTTTGCTTTGTGTGTTCCATAAGACTGCAGCAATGTTACTTACTGCACAAATTACCATTTCAGTACTATTATAAAcacataatataacataacataacgtaacataatataacataatataatataacataatatagtatatagttACTACTCCAGGAGTGATAATCTTTctcattcatttcattcattcatttatttattcatttctttcctCAAAATGCATGAAGGAATTGTGTCATGCGCATACGAATTAATCAAAGTGGAAACATTGTATCTCCTGCACACgacttaaataaatgaatgaactgtATCTCGTGCAGGTATTAATTAAAACGTGgaaaattattttatccattGCACAAATTAGCCAAAACGTGGGAAGGCCTGGGTTAATTCGTACCCACACACGACACAATTCCTTCTCGCATTTGGGTTAATTCGTGAACCCAATTTAATCAGACAAACtagataaaagaagaaaaatgatgTGCCGACTTCAGGGCTCTGTATGACACAAATGAAACCCACTTAACACTCTTATAAACAGGTACATTTCTACCTAAAATAGATTCCGTTTAACTAGATATTATTAATTAGATAATAAGACATCTGTGGAAAAAGATAAGATGGGCTGGAAAACCTTGTCTCGTGGGTGCAGCAATATGTTACTTACAGATCAACCTTACAATACAGATCTACATAATATGAAGTACAtcaaatatagaatatataatgtttttatatacaatatgatGTTATTACTCGGGCTCtatagttttcattttatatatatatatatatatatatatatatatatatatatatatatatataataaagtttaaattatataatatatatttatatatatttaaaatatgtataacatcatatttatttccaaGGTGTTTACTtgttataagtatatattttttttaacctaaatgCGGGAAGGAATTGTGTCATGTGCATACGAATTAACCAGATGTGGAAACTAATTGTATCCCCTGAACATGAATTAATCAAAACGTGGGAAGGAATTTTTGCGTACGTGATACAATTCCTTCCTACGTTTTCATTAATTTGTGCACAATTTGTTTCAACATTTGGTTTTCTCATGTATGAGATGCAGTTTATGGCCAAGTTTGGTTAATTTGTATGATGTACCCACTTCAGGCTTCTGTATGACACAGATGAAACCCACTCTACACCTTTTCTCATCGCCTTTGTTCATTTAGTATCTTCTACCTAAGGTATGCAAGGAACGTTAGGTTTATCTACCTACCGTCATGTTTTTAGAAGAAAACTCAAGAACCTTGAGGAACTTGTTTAATTCTGAGCTTACAACACTAACTCCTGCAATAATATTATGATTTAATTATAAGGTTGAATCTTGATGAACCGACTCTTGAGGTTCATTTTTAGTTTCACCATGGCTTGTGTAATAATAGTGTTACTGAGCCTTCAGACAACAGTGTGTGAGGTTATAAAGTTTTGTGACACACATCATTTATTTTGACCTGCTGCTGATTTATCACCTGATCTCTTAGTGTGGATCTGCAGAGGAGATTCTTGATATCTACGGTCTTAGTAACCTGACGCATCTAGACAACCGGCATCTGATAACCATCTGCCCTGCCCTCCTGAACAGAGCGGTACTTCCACCCTGTCCTCTACAAGCAGCTGAGCCTGGACTACACATAGAGCCCTATGGTAAGAGAGTGAAGGGAGTTAGGGAGGTATATAATGACTGAGAATGTAAATAAGAGAGGCAGTAAGAGAGTAAGGGACCAAATAAGTTAGGCAGTGGGAAATTTAATGGATAAATGAGTGAGGCAGTGTATAAGTAAGGCAGTGAGAGATGGAGGATGTGAATAAATGAAGTAGTAAGACATTTAGGAGAATAATAAATGAGGGAGTGAATGAGTGGAGAAATGAGAGATCAACGAGGTAGTAAACGAGCGAGGTAATAAATAAGTAagagagtgaatgagtgacACAATGAGATtgagaatgtaaataaatgtgactGAGTGAGGAAATGAATGAGTAAGGCAGTGAGACATTATGAGTAAATTAAATGACTAAATGAGTGAGAAAGTAAATGATTAAGATCAGGGGAATGAATGAGTGAGGAAATTGAGATATGTGAGGCATTGAGATATTGGGGGAATGGATGAGTGAGGAAATAAATGATTGAGGAAATGAATGAGTGAGGAAGTGCATGAGTGAGGTAGTGAGAGATTAGGGTAATGAATGAGAGAGGGAGTAAGAGAATACGGTAATGAACGAGTGAGGGAGTGTATGAGTAAGGCAGTGAGAGATTAGGGTAATGAAAGAGTGAGGGAGTGTATGAGTAAGGCAGTGAGAGATTAGGGTAATGAAAGAGTGAGGGAGTAAAGCAGTAAAGCATTGTGAGATTGAGGGAATTAATAAGTAAGAGAGTGAATAAGTGAGGCAGTGAGAAATTAAAGTAATgaatgagtgagggagtgagagatTACAGTAATGAATGAGTGAGGGAGTAAATGCATGTGGCAGTGGGAAATTGAGGGAATGGCTGAGCTCGGCAAAATGAACGAGTGAGATAGTGAGAGATTAAGGTAATAAGTGagggagtgaatgagtgaggaGGAGGATGTGTGAGAATGTGAGAGATTTAGACAGCAGGTATGTGTCGATCTGATTCTTCCAGTGAGGGAGTGattgaaagagaaagacagcTTTAGCCTTATTTAATGTATTGCTGAATGGATTACATCATGCTCATGTAAAAACTACCACTGAACTTGAATAATTTCTCCTCATTCTGTACACTTCATACAGCAGCGCCCGTAGCGATTACTTTGACCTCGCTGTAATGTGCAAAGCTCATGGTTTTACCCTAATCAGTGAACCTTGCTCTCGTCACCACACTCTCCGCTGGCCACTGTACCGCCAGCACTGGTTTCATCCGGACGCTGATTATTTTATTGAGGCGGATATCTGTACCCACAATAAAGGCTTCACTGAGGTTAATGGGATCGCGAGCCGTTATACCACGGAGCAGTTTCTGAATAAACTTGTTCAACTCAGGAACACTGaccaaagtgtaaaaaaaaagaatgctagCCGTGCTCTAACCGTAATACTATatgcatttttctattttaccaGACTGAAGCCACAGAACTTAATAATGCCCTCATATAGGCTAACTGAATTAGCCTATCTGCGTTAATTCTttccaaatataataatatttcatcTGCATTCAAAACTAATAGTAAGAtgttttagttcttttttttttttttttgggaaaacaACCGATTTTTATGATTTGTAAACAATCTCAAACAATTTCCTGCACCTTTTAAGAGTGtacttaaatgtttaatgagCCGTAGATTGATATGGCTCTTTACAGCTTCCTCTTGTCAGCTGATACGATCATGAGCTGATATGGTTTTATTAGAATtaccactgtatactgtatactagcAGAAGACAGCTGaccacaaaaaaatgaaaaacactaAACTTGAGTtggacattaaacattaaaacctttagctattaaacatataaaaccaCATAGAGTTCTCAAAGGTGATGTGTTGGAAACAGGAAAAATAGGTGAGTTTAAGGCTCTGAGCAACTTTAAAAAGGATGAAATTGCGACGTGTAGACACCTAGGTCAGAGCGTCTCCAAAACAGCAGGACTGGGGTGTTCTTAGTGTGCAGTGGGTACTACCTACCAAAAGTGTTTCCAAGAAAGGAAAACCGGTAAAGCAGAGACATGGCAAACCGCTTAGAGAGCCCATGTGACCCCTGTCCACTACCAAAAGCATTTCCAATGTGGGCGTCAGAACTGAACCATGGAGCAATGGATGAACTTGACCTTGTCTTATGGATCACAATTTCTTTTACAtgcaaaatgtataaatgttttcGCCCCTATATGTCCACAGTATGGGGTTATGGTTTCCTGGCTGTTACCATCATCAACCTGGCCTCCCTCCTGGGTCTCATCCTCATTCCCTTCACCAAGAAACCATACTTCCCCAAGGTGCTCACGTACTTCATCGGGCTGGCCATCGGGACACTCTTCTCCAACGCTGTGCTGCAGCTCATTCCTGAGGTTAGActattgttaaagaaaaaaatgcacaataattCCATTAATTCATACATATCAGGAGGATTTATTTTTGCTTGCATGTGTAAAaggtatttaaaagtttttgtacAAACataactaaattattattatttcattatttagaggtaataacaaaatgtgtatatatgatGCAGGCTCTGGGATTCGACCCCAAAAAGGATAACTACATCTTGAATGCTATTGGGATCTTCGGTGGATTTTATCTGCTCTTCTTTACTGAAAAGGTCCTAAAGATGCTCCTAAAAACTGACCAAGAGGTACAACTtagagatttaaataaaaaaacaaaaaaacaaagttgaAGCTCATGTTATTAATACTGTAAGAAATAATAAGAAATGATATTATACCATTGTAGcattaattctatttaaattttatgtaattaaaagttaaaagttgtACACCatgtacaaggggtgttcatgtcaaaccgggacttccgatttcaagcacagtacgatgatgagacttagccgcagtaaaacatttgaccgtttttaaaaaacataagctATTTCTAAGCTATTTCTACATATtcgagccattaaaggagttcctgggaggccggcgttttagacgtgaagcagacagtccaGTTAAAACTTTCtgtcttgatggtatccaagcgctGGCAAAACTTTGGGATAAGTGCATGAGCGCTGTGTcatgggattatatagaaatattaagagagtttttactgtgaaccataactgtgttctgttataaaggcctggtttgacttgaacacaccttgTATTAGTTGATGATTGAGCTCGAGGGAAGTCTTGTTCAAAATCTGGCTTTTACCACTTTAAAGTACTACACCTAATAATTACAGACATATTGGCctcatatttaatattaatttcagTGTACGTTTTCAGAGTGTCTTAATCTCCATTTTTGTTCTCCAGCATGGTCACAGTCATTTCAGTCCTCCTGAGGTTCCTCAGCAGAACGGAGCAGCTGTCATCACCGTCACCAGCTTCAGCATCCCGAGCAGCGACAAAAGCAGCTTGACTTCAGAAGCTACAGTGGAGCAGGTACGACATTTTCATATCTTTTCAAAAAATTATCttctattaattataataataataataataataataataataacaataataacaatacccATTTCTCTAATGTTTCTCTTGTAAGAAAATATCAAGTTCTTgatgtgaataaaaataaaaataacacagttGAGTTTAATAAACAGAGGTGCAGGGTTGGGAGAATACTACACTCATATGGATGAATTTTTTAGGATGAGTCTCAAAGGCTCGGACAGGAAGAGGCGAGGAGCATGACTGtaaagggatttaaaaaataatcaatctgTAACAAATAAAGGATTGcaattggcaaaaaaaatctgtaatgtAATGggaataaaaaatgcttttcaacttttcctaaataaaataaaaggcgCGGTTTTGTCTCGAGCCACAGCACACCAAACTGTCATTAATGATTTTCCTAAAACAGCCTGACACAGGGTGTTTTATTACTTACTTATCtcttaaagggaaaaaatactGCAGATAAACCAAGGATTCTGCCTTGAAATTCTAGTCTATTCATAAGCGCTGGCTCTatagtaggtgtgtgtgtgtcagggacaGTGTGTCCTCTCGTCCAGACTCAGCGAGACACTCAGCTGTTCTGTTGGCCCAGATTGTTACAGCTGTTCGGGGATCTAACGCCGACATCTACCACGCAGGgcttttaaacacaaaacatacGAATAATGCTCTACTATGGCATCATGACCGGGTTATTGTGTAGATAAGAAGCGATTAGAGAAGATATTGAGATTTCGTAATGATAAGCTATTTATGTAGGTGTGAAAGAATGTCAAAGTAGGTTTAGAACGTTTATACAAATGTCATAATTAACATTTGGTGTAAAACGTCTCATAcatatctttatttctctatataatcccctgctacactaatgcacttatcccagtgtttcactagtgcttggataccatcagggtaAAAAGTTATTTCACAtgtgaaacactggcctcccaggaactttaatggctcaaacatgtggaatagGCTTGAAGCAACGTCAAGACTATACGGGgggatgtggtaataactcccagccgagttcttgtaatgtgcaagtggtgttggtgatcGATTGTATGActtgtacagttcccacagacaattTCGTCTCTTAAACAATTTGGTGACAAGTTTtcaggcattccactcgctATAGGTTCACAGGAATGACtacagtgggctccgagccattTTTTACGAGATTATCATTCCCAAACGTACGGCCTTCTCTAAAACTTTTACGATGGCTAAGAGTCtaatcaccgtactgtgcttgaagaagaagaagaagaagaatattcaattatttgtcacatgtactttacagcacagtgaaatgtcttcttcgcatatcccaattaggagcatatagggttaagggccttgctcaagggcttaacagtggcaacttggcgatgctggggctcaaacccccgaccttccaatcagtaacccagtaacccacagccttaaccgactgagccaccactgcccctaagtcttccatccttccatctaggaacctctgtagtccaactagggaccgtggagaccaatggtgaccactgtatttattcccattttgtacgaCTGAGGTAGGACTTCCAGTCATTATTCACAAACTACAGGCGATTTGGTAACGCCAACTAGTCTAATCTaatctttgtactgtgggaggaaaccggaggccatgtaaaatccatgcacacagacccaacgcGGGAATCAAatccaggacctggaggtgcaaggcaacagtgctaaccaattagccaccatgccgccttttattcttttattcactaagaaatttcccagtttgacttgaacagcccgcgtgataacatctgtaatttaaatTGTCTCACTCTACATATCAAAAATCGCAAGTAATTGTACAGAATCGAAATATGTCAAAGTGTGTGTCTTTTAGCATGATGTTGTCAGCTTTGACAACAAAAGCAGGAAAGGAGAAACTGGGGTGTCATGCGCTTTTCCCTGTGTGTATTGTCTCTGCAGTTTGCTTCCTTCCCCTTCTCACTGTTTAGTTCAAATAAAATGTCTGTCTATAGCTACCGGTTTACAATCATACATACTGCATGTCTACATCAAAACAGACACCCCACAGTTCACCAGCATCATTTAAGCTAAATTAAGATGTCTgtatgaatctctctctctctcgtatcTTCCCTGATTGTGAAGACGCTGCCATCTCAGGGTTGCTGCGGGAAGCTGGCACATGTGAAGACGCTGGCGTGGATGATCACGCTCAGCGACGCTCTTCATAACTTCATCGACGGCCTGGCCATCGGAGCGTCCTTCACCGTCTCCGTCCTCACCGGCTTCAGCACCTCCATCGCCATCGTGTGTGAGGAGTTCCCTCATGAGCTCGGTGAggaaaaacacagaaacacacagtaTCTTTTCAATATCTGTTACCTTTTGGTCAGGCAAGGGTTAATGCAAGGAACAGGCTCAGACGCACAAATGATTCACATGAATGTTCATCTGCAGTGATTCAGCCCCTgccaaagtgtgtgtataaaacaaaCAGCTGCTCACTCAGTTGACCTGCTGCCGGGTCAGAGGTCACAGactgtttaattttcttttctgtgcTTTGCTGGGTTTGAGTAGAAATGCGGAATTGTTGTTGTACTGAACCAAAAACAGGAActcaa of the Clarias gariepinus isolate MV-2021 ecotype Netherlands chromosome 16, CGAR_prim_01v2, whole genome shotgun sequence genome contains:
- the LOC128544399 gene encoding metal cation symporter ZIP8 encodes the protein MHDFPVLFTAVCLGFFLSEAPGVRAEPLYDDFLRDILAVYGENRLLDVNAVNTLLEAVSLGKPAGLDTRSAHAQCGSAEEILDIYGLSNLTHLDNRHLITICPALLNRAVLPPCPLQAAEPGLHIEPYVWGYGFLAVTIINLASLLGLILIPFTKKPYFPKVLTYFIGLAIGTLFSNAVLQLIPEALGFDPKKDNYILNAIGIFGGFYLLFFTEKVLKMLLKTDQEHGHSHFSPPEVPQQNGAAVITVTSFSIPSSDKSSLTSEATVEQTLPSQGCCGKLAHVKTLAWMITLSDALHNFIDGLAIGASFTVSVLTGFSTSIAIVCEEFPHELGDFVILLNAGMSIRQAALFNLISAMSCYLGLVLGVLVGSTFAPNVIFALAGGMFLYIALADMFPEMNAIAKEEQQQSGKTNWVIFFIQNAGLLSGFAIILLITMFAGDINLG